One window from the genome of Lysobacter helvus encodes:
- a CDS encoding electron transfer flavoprotein subunit beta/FixA family protein: MKILVGYKRVVDYNVRIQVKPDGSGVVTDGVKLSANPFDEIALEEALRLRDKGIATEVIVATIAPADAQAHLRNGLAMGANRAIHVVVDGPVDPIVAARTLLKLVEKEQPDLVILGKQAIDDDANQTGQMLATLWGRPQATFASKLDVEAGKAKVTREVDAGLETLEVDLPAVVTTDLRLNEPRFIKLPDIMKAKSKPMESIPFADLGVDTGDAMKTTHYAPPAKRSKGVMVKDAAELVAALKAKGLL, encoded by the coding sequence ATGAAGATCCTCGTCGGCTACAAGCGCGTGGTGGACTACAACGTCCGCATCCAGGTCAAGCCGGATGGTTCCGGCGTGGTCACCGATGGCGTGAAGCTGTCGGCCAACCCCTTCGACGAAATCGCGCTGGAAGAAGCGCTGCGCCTGCGCGACAAGGGCATCGCGACGGAAGTGATCGTCGCCACCATCGCCCCCGCCGACGCCCAGGCCCACCTGCGCAACGGCCTGGCGATGGGCGCCAACCGCGCGATCCACGTGGTCGTGGATGGCCCGGTCGATCCGATCGTCGCCGCGCGCACGCTGCTCAAGCTGGTCGAGAAGGAACAGCCGGACCTGGTGATCCTCGGCAAGCAGGCCATCGACGACGACGCCAACCAGACGGGCCAGATGCTCGCGACGTTGTGGGGCCGCCCGCAGGCCACGTTCGCCTCGAAGCTGGACGTGGAAGCCGGCAAGGCGAAGGTGACGCGTGAAGTCGACGCCGGCCTGGAAACGCTGGAAGTCGACCTGCCCGCCGTCGTCACCACCGACCTGCGCCTCAACGAACCGCGCTTCATCAAGCTGCCGGACATCATGAAGGCGAAGAGCAAGCCGATGGAGTCGATCCCGTTCGCCGACCTCGGCGTGGACACCGGCGATGCGATGAAGACCACGCACTACGCGCCGCCTGCCAAGCGCAGCAAGGGCGTGATGGTGAAGGACGCGGCCGAACTGGTCGCCGCACTGAAAGCGAAGGGGTTGCTCTGA
- a CDS encoding mannose-1-phosphate guanylyltransferase/mannose-6-phosphate isomerase — MLHPVILSGGSGSRLWPLSRQNQPKQFLSLIGERSLYQETLRRAAALPGAQPPVTVCSEEHRFMVGEQLQGVGLANGGILLEPVARNTAPAIAIAALHLAARDPDAVMVVLPADHLIEDEAAFRAAIVHAIGLAEAGWLVTFGIEPDAPETGYGYIARGAPLGEDGFKVQRFVEKPDLATAQQYLADGGYSWNSGMFVFSAQRYLDELLAYAPAMFAAATAACERAKRDLDFIRVDKDAFASSPSDSIDYAVMEKTDRAAVVPVSCGWSDIGSWSSLWAASPRDADGNRHEGDVISIDTRDSLVRASDRRLVATIGVDGLVIVDTPDATLIARKDRVQDVKAIVDRLKAAGRQEHLFHRKVYRPWGSYDSVDAGPRFQVKRLVLKPGAVLSLQKHHKRAEHWVVVSGTAEVTCDDRVFDLHENQSTYIPLGSVHRLRNRTAEPVELIEVQSGSYLGEDDIVRLEDVYGRE, encoded by the coding sequence ATGCTGCATCCGGTGATCCTCAGCGGCGGCAGCGGTTCGCGCCTGTGGCCGCTGTCGCGGCAGAACCAGCCCAAGCAGTTCCTCTCGCTCATCGGCGAACGCTCGCTGTACCAGGAGACCCTGCGCCGCGCGGCCGCCCTGCCGGGCGCGCAGCCGCCGGTCACCGTCTGCAGCGAAGAACACCGCTTCATGGTGGGCGAGCAGCTGCAGGGCGTGGGGCTGGCCAACGGCGGGATCCTGCTCGAACCGGTCGCTCGCAACACCGCGCCGGCCATCGCGATCGCGGCCCTGCACCTGGCGGCCCGCGATCCGGACGCCGTGATGGTGGTGCTGCCCGCCGACCACCTCATCGAGGACGAAGCGGCCTTCCGCGCGGCCATCGTGCACGCGATCGGCCTGGCCGAAGCCGGTTGGCTGGTCACCTTCGGCATCGAGCCCGACGCGCCGGAAACAGGCTACGGCTACATCGCGCGCGGCGCGCCGCTGGGCGAGGACGGCTTCAAGGTGCAGCGCTTCGTCGAGAAGCCGGACCTGGCCACCGCGCAGCAATACCTCGCCGATGGCGGGTATTCGTGGAATTCCGGCATGTTCGTGTTTTCCGCGCAGCGTTACCTCGACGAACTGCTGGCCTACGCGCCGGCGATGTTCGCCGCCGCCACGGCCGCGTGCGAACGCGCGAAGCGCGACCTCGACTTCATCCGCGTCGACAAGGACGCCTTCGCGTCCAGCCCCAGCGATTCGATCGACTACGCGGTGATGGAAAAGACCGACCGCGCCGCCGTGGTGCCCGTGAGCTGCGGCTGGAGCGACATCGGCTCGTGGTCGTCGCTGTGGGCGGCCTCGCCGCGCGATGCGGACGGCAATCGCCACGAAGGCGACGTCATTTCCATCGACACGCGCGACAGCCTGGTGCGCGCGTCCGATCGTCGCCTGGTCGCGACGATCGGCGTCGACGGCCTCGTCATCGTCGACACGCCCGATGCCACGTTGATCGCGCGCAAGGATCGCGTGCAGGACGTCAAGGCGATCGTCGACCGGCTGAAGGCCGCCGGCCGCCAGGAACACCTGTTCCACCGCAAGGTGTACCGCCCGTGGGGCAGCTACGACTCGGTGGACGCGGGCCCGCGGTTCCAGGTGAAGCGCCTCGTGCTCAAGCCCGGCGCGGTGCTGAGCCTGCAGAAGCACCACAAGCGCGCCGAACACTGGGTGGTGGTGTCGGGCACGGCGGAAGTGACGTGCGACGATCGCGTGTTCGACCTGCACGAGAACCAGAGCACCTACATCCCGCTGGGCAGCGTGCATCGCCTGCGCAACAGGACGGCCGAGCCCGTGGAACTGATCGAAGTGCAATCGGGCAGCTACCTCGGCGAGGACGACATCGTCCGCCTCGAGGACGTGTACGGGCGCGAGTAG